TCTTTGAAAAATTAATATTTAGAAGTAAATCTAGAAATAGTTAAAGCCGCTAACAAAATTATACCTTTAAAAATATCTTGCATCGTATAAGAAACACCTAACATTGTTAATCCATTAATCATTACACCCACCAAAGTTGCTCCAATAAAAGTTCCAAAAGGATTTGGTTTTCCAAGACCTAATACAGAAATACCAATATAACTTGCAGCAACACAATCTAACAACATTGTTTGAGTTTCTGCAATTTGAGCACTTCCCAAGCGAGAAACTAACAATATGCCACCCATAGCAGCTAAAGCTCCGCACAATGAATGAGCTAATATTTTGTATAAATTAACAGGAATCCCAGCCAAATACGAAGCTTCTGGATTCCCTCCAATTGAATACAAGTTTCTTCCATATCTCGTATTATTCAAAAAAATATGGATTATAAGAACTATAGCAAACATAATTATGATAGGCATTGGAAGAAAGCCTATATTCCCTTGACCTAAAAACAAAAAAGCATTCGGTATGATTCCCGGAGCGGTAACAAAACCTCCAGTTGGCGAAGGTTTAATCATTTTAGAATAAATATTTAATCCACCGGTATAAGTTAATGTCAACCCCTGTGTGATAAACATAACTCCTAAACTAGCCAACAAATCGTCTACTTTAAAATAAATCACAAACAAAGCTATTAAAAAGCCGAACAATGTTCCAACCCCAACTGATATTAAAATTGCTATTATAGGATTGAAGAGGTTCCATACCATTAATCCAGCAGTAAGTGCACCACAAAGACCAGCAATTCCTGTAATTGCTAAATTGAAAGCATTGGCACTTAAAGCAACAGTAAATCCCACAGCTATAACTGTTATTACAGAAACAGAACGTAAAATATCAGTAATATTTCCTAAACTTATAAAATTAGGAATCATTATCCCAAAAATCAGCATTAATACTAATAAAGCCAATATTGTACCATAGTTAGAAACAAATTTTATTATTTTTGAGTTCAAAATCTTCCCTCCTACTAAAATGATTTATTATTTTATAAAGTTTTATTTACTTGATGTCCTCCTGTTGCCAAATTTAATATTTTTTCACTAGTTGCTTCTTTCCGATTTAAAATGCCTTCTATTTGTCCTCTAAACATAACAATTATTCTATCGGATATTCTTAAAATTTCATCTATATCAGAAGAAGCATATATAACGCCTATTCCTGTTTCAGCTATTTTTTCAACTAATTGATATATTTCTTCTTTTGTTCCTATATCTATTCCTACTGTTGGCTCGTCGAATATTATCACTTTTGCACCTTTCAGTTTTTCTTTTATAAGCCATTTGGCTATTACGGTTTTTTGCTGATTCCCACCACTAAGATTTTTGACCAATTGATTTGGCCCATAGCATTTAATTTTAAGATTTTGAATAAATTCTATAGAAGTGTTTTCAATTGCTTTACTTTTGATAATTCCTAATTTAGAAAATTCTTTAAAATTTGGTAACATCAAATTCCACTTAACATCTTCACCAACTATTAAACCTTCTTTTCTTCTTTCTTCGGGAATCATGTATATTTTATTATTTATAGCATTTTGTGGATTTTTAATTTTTCTTATTTCATTATTTTCTAAGCAAATTTCACAAGTTTGACTTTTTTCGACCCCAAATAAAGCCTTTAATAGTTCAGTTTTTCCTGCACCTATTAATCCGGTGATCCCTAAAATCTCTCCTTTCTTAAGGTCAAAAGAAAGTGGCCCTAATTTGTTTTCTACATATAATTTTTTTACCTTTAAAACTACTTCATCAAAGTTATTCTTTATTTCTTTATGATGCACATGAGTAAACTGATTTTTTTCACCTAACATGGCTCTCACAACTGTATCTACATTTGTTTTATCTTTATCAAAAGTATCTATTTTCATCCCATCTCTAAAAACTGTAATTTTATCCGCAATATTAAATACTTCTGGCATTCTATGAGAAATATATAAAACTCCTATTTGTCTTTTCTTCAAAGATCTAATTGTTTCAAAGAGGGCCGCAACATCTTGCGGCCCTAAAGAGGCGGTTGGCTCATCGAAAATAATAAATTTAGATCCGTAAATTAAAGCTTTTGAAATTAAAAGCAACTGTTTTTCAGCTACAGATAAATTTGACACAAATGAATCCAAATTAAAATCTATTTTTATTTCTAAATTATTTAAGATAACTTTTGCTTTTTTTGAAAAATCTTTTTGAGTTACAAATAAGTTATTTTGATTATTTTTTTGCTTGAATAAAAACAAATTTTCTGAAGCTGTAAAATATGGTACAAGAGCAGTATCAACCTCTTGATATACTGTACTTATCCCATATTCAAATGCTTTTTGTGGAGAATTTAGATTAACTTTTTCTCCATTTATTTCTATTTCACCTTCATATTCACTATAGACTCCTGACAAAATTTTAGCAAATGTACTTTTCCCTGCACCATTTGCTCCAACTATTGCATGAATCTCTCCAGATCTTAAAAGCATATTTAAGTTTTTTAAAGCTTGTACTCCCGGAAACTTTTTAGACAAGTTTTGAACTTTTATTTCAAAAAACAATTCATCCATTAAAAACACTCCTAATTCACTTTTGATTATTTTTAGCTACTTCTCTCATTTCGTTAGTCCAAGCTATGCCACTATCTCCCCATGCTGGAACCAAATCTTTAGTTAT
This window of the Petrotoga sp. 9PWA.NaAc.5.4 genome carries:
- a CDS encoding sugar ABC transporter ATP-binding protein, with translation MDELFFEIKVQNLSKKFPGVQALKNLNMLLRSGEIHAIVGANGAGKSTFAKILSGVYSEYEGEIEINGEKVNLNSPQKAFEYGISTVYQEVDTALVPYFTASENLFLFKQKNNQNNLFVTQKDFSKKAKVILNNLEIKIDFNLDSFVSNLSVAEKQLLLISKALIYGSKFIIFDEPTASLGPQDVAALFETIRSLKKRQIGVLYISHRMPEVFNIADKITVFRDGMKIDTFDKDKTNVDTVVRAMLGEKNQFTHVHHKEIKNNFDEVVLKVKKLYVENKLGPLSFDLKKGEILGITGLIGAGKTELLKALFGVEKSQTCEICLENNEIRKIKNPQNAINNKIYMIPEERRKEGLIVGEDVKWNLMLPNFKEFSKLGIIKSKAIENTSIEFIQNLKIKCYGPNQLVKNLSGGNQQKTVIAKWLIKEKLKGAKVIIFDEPTVGIDIGTKEEIYQLVEKIAETGIGVIYASSDIDEILRISDRIIVMFRGQIEGILNRKEATSEKILNLATGGHQVNKTL
- a CDS encoding ABC transporter permease, with protein sequence MNSKIIKFVSNYGTILALLVLMLIFGIMIPNFISLGNITDILRSVSVITVIAVGFTVALSANAFNLAITGIAGLCGALTAGLMVWNLFNPIIAILISVGVGTLFGFLIALFVIYFKVDDLLASLGVMFITQGLTLTYTGGLNIYSKMIKPSPTGGFVTAPGIIPNAFLFLGQGNIGFLPMPIIIMFAIVLIIHIFLNNTRYGRNLYSIGGNPEASYLAGIPVNLYKILAHSLCGALAAMGGILLVSRLGSAQIAETQTMLLDCVAASYIGISVLGLGKPNPFGTFIGATLVGVMINGLTMLGVSYTMQDIFKGIILLAALTISRFTSKY